In Desulfoferula mesophila, the genomic window GGCCACCGGCTGCGCCTGGATCAGTGCAACGTGTTGGTCAACTATCTGCCCGTGTACGCCGACGGCAAGGTGCGCTGGGTGCTGGTGATGATGGGCGATCCCTGGGACCCGGAGCAGGGTTCGCTGTATCCCGAGCCCTACAAACAGGTGGCCTCGCAGCTGGAGGCCATCATGGAATCATCCTTTGACGGACTGTGGATTGCCAACCACCAGGGGGTGGTGGTCAAGGTCAACCGGGCCGCCCTGCGTCTTACCGGCATGCCCCGGGAAAAGGTGGAGGGCCGCTTTGTGGGGGACCTGCTCAACGAAGGCAACTTCAACGATTCGGTAACCCTGGAGGTGCTCCGGCGCAAGACCACGGTGACCATGGTGCAGAGCCTCAAGTCGGGCAAGAAAATCTTGGCCACCGGCAGCCCCATCTTCGACGCCGAGGGCGAGGTGGCCTTTGTAGTCATCAACGATCGCGACATCACCCTGTTGGACCGTATGCGCCGCCAGCTGGAAGAGAGCGAGGCGCAGCTGGAGCAGTTCCGCAGCACTTTGCTGGAAAAGCAGCTGGAGGAGATGTCCGATGACCATTTCATGTGCCGCAGCCGGGCCATGCGCGAGGTCTACGAAAAGGCCCTCCGGGTGGCTCCCACCAACTCCACGGTGCTGATCACCGGGGAATCGGGGGTGGGTAAAAGCATGCTGGCCAAGCTGATCCACGCCAAGTCGCCCCGGGCCCAGGGGCCCTTCGTGCGGGTGGACTGCGCGGCCATACCCAGCTCTCTGTTCGAGTCGGAGTTGTTCGGCTATGAGCGGGGCGCTTTTACCGGGGCCAGCAGCCGGGGCAAGCCGGGCCTGGTGGAACTGGCCCACCAGGGGACCCTGTTCCTGGATGAAATCGGCGAACTGCCCCCGGAGCACCAGGTAAAGCTGCTGCGCTTTTTGGAGGCGCGGCGCATGATCAGAGTGGGCGGCTCGGTGGAAAAGGAAGTGGACACCAGGGTGATCGCGGCCACCAACAAGGACTTGGCCGCCGAGGTGGAGGCCAAGCGTTTCCGCCACGACCTGTTTTACCGCTTCAACGTGGTGCCGTTGTTCGTTCCCCCTTTGCGCGAGCGCCCCAGCGACATCCTTTATTTACTGGGGTTTTTCCTAAAACGCCTGGGCGAGGAAAACCAGATACACAA contains:
- a CDS encoding sigma 54-interacting transcriptional regulator, with the translated sequence MAARSTSELTPITSHFDASPAGVLVIDAKGIVAYANPACGRIFEQTPVEIVGTPAEILEPDAWHAARSTINSGAPQLGHRLRLDQCNVLVNYLPVYADGKVRWVLVMMGDPWDPEQGSLYPEPYKQVASQLEAIMESSFDGLWIANHQGVVVKVNRAALRLTGMPREKVEGRFVGDLLNEGNFNDSVTLEVLRRKTTVTMVQSLKSGKKILATGSPIFDAEGEVAFVVINDRDITLLDRMRRQLEESEAQLEQFRSTLLEKQLEEMSDDHFMCRSRAMREVYEKALRVAPTNSTVLITGESGVGKSMLAKLIHAKSPRAQGPFVRVDCAAIPSSLFESELFGYERGAFTGASSRGKPGLVELAHQGTLFLDEIGELPPEHQVKLLRFLEARRMIRVGGSVEKEVDTRVIAATNKDLAAEVEAKRFRHDLFYRFNVVPLFVPPLRERPSDILYLLGFFLKRLGEENQIHKQLSPEARTLMLNYSYPGNVRELENIVERVLILSPGEEVRPEDLPGEVRKLQDHDQNLDWEQGFDLRQRLRDLELEWIREALRRLGTQRKVAEHLRVSQSTIARRLQEEEEALIQ